In Cicer arietinum cultivar CDC Frontier isolate Library 1 chromosome 7, Cicar.CDCFrontier_v2.0, whole genome shotgun sequence, a single window of DNA contains:
- the LOC101510101 gene encoding IAA-amino acid hydrolase ILR1-like 6 — protein sequence MMYQNNHLILILLLLFLFHSTCLSFTFQHNNNESSNQTSSLKNQILELANTPNMLKWMKSIRREIHEYPELAYEEFKTSSVIRRELDNLGVVYQWPVAKTGVVAKIGSGFPPFVAIRADMDALPIQELVDWDHKSKVDGKMHACAHDAHSAMLLGAAKILQEMKNKLKGTVVLIFQPAEERGVGAKDMIAENVLEDVEAIFGLHLVTQYPLGVVASRSGEFLAGCGSFKAKINGGKGIHQRCFDPVLAASASVISLQNIVSREIDPLDSQVLSVATVNAGSDSVTFGGTYRAFSKKSFNSLRKRIEEVIKGQVEVHRCAAEVEFFGREHPTIPPTTNDDRIYKLARQASSMIVGEENIKLAPTWTGSEDFAFYMDKVPGAYFLLGIENEKSGSIYSGHSPHFFIDEDVLPIGAAIHAAFALSYSTIS from the exons ATGATGTACCAAAACAATCATCTAATACTTATTCTCCTACTACTCTTCTTGTTCCACTCCACATGTTTATCTTTCACTTTCCAACATAACAACAATGAATCTTCAAACCAAACATCTTCACTGAAAAATCAGATTCTAGAACTAGCTAACACACCCAACATGTTGAAATGGATGAAGAGTATAAGAAGAGAAATCCATGAGTACCCTGAACTTGCATATGAAGAATTCAAGACAAGTTCTGTCATAAGGCGTGAGCTTGATAATCTTGGTGTTGTTTATCAATGGCCTGTTGCTAAGACTGGTGTTGTAGCTAAAATTGGTTCTGGTTTTCCTCCTTTTGTTGCAATTAGAGCTGACATGGATGCTTTGCCTATTCAG GAACTGGTCGATTGGGATCATAAGAGCAAAGTTGATGGAAAAATGCATGCTTGTGCGCACGATGCACATAGCGCAATGCTTCTTGGGGCTGCAAAGATACTGCAAGAAATGAAAAACAAGTTAAAG GGGACTGTTGTTCTTATATTCCAACCAGCCGAAGAAAGAGGTGTAGGTGCGAAAGACATGATCGCAGAAAATGTGCTTGAAGATGTAGAGGCTATTTTTGGATTGCATTTAGTTACACAATATCCCTTAGGTGTTGTTGCTTCGCGATCCGGAGAGTTTTTAGCAGGATGTGGAAGCTTCAAAGCAAAGATCAATGGTGGTAAAGGAATTCACCAGCGTTGTTTCGATCCGGTTTTGGCAGCATCAGCATCTGTGATTAGCTTGCAAAACATTGTTTCGAGAGAGATTGATCCTTTAGATTCTCAG GTGCTTTCTGTGGCAACGGTTAATGCAGGGTCTGATTCTGTTACATTTGGAGGTACTTATAGAGCATTCAGCAAAAAGAGCTTCAATTCACTAAGGAAAAGGATAGAAGAG GTTATAAAAGGGCAAGTAGAAGTGCATAGGTGCGCCGCGGAGGTCGAATTCTTCGGTAGAGAACATCCGACGATTCCTCCGACTACAAATGATGATAGAATATACAAACTAGCAAGGCAAGCATCAAGCATGATTGTTGGagaagaaaacataaaattagCCCCAACTTGGACAGGGAGTGAAGATTTTGCATTTTACATGGATAAAGTGCCTGGTGCATATTTCCTTTTGGGTATAGAAAATGAGAAGAGTGGATCAATATATTCAGGTCATAGTCCTCACTTTTTCATTGATGAAGATGTTCTTCCTATTGGTGCTGCAATACATGCAGCATTTGCTCTTTCATATTCAACAATTTCTTAA
- the LOC140921103 gene encoding uncharacterized protein: MQMFAPGTIIKMETISTYNEHGLINGMTIFHRLFWAYVPCISAFKFCKPIVQVDGTRLYDKYKGTLLVAVAQDGNDNIIPIAYALVEGETKEAWGFFFRNLRSHVTPQANICLISDRHESIKSAYNNLNNGWQHPPSKHVFCVRHIAQNFAREFKDNALKNKVISMGYSINEATYRYYRREIGIVNP, encoded by the exons ATGCAAATGTTTGCTCCAGGAACCATTATTAAAATGGAAACAATCTCAACTTATAATGAACATGGTTTGATAAATGGGATGACAATCtttcatagactattttgggCTTACGTTCCATGCATATCTGCGtttaaattttgcaaaccaATTGTACAAGTTGATGGAACTAGGTTATACGACAAGTATAAGGGAACTCTATTGGTAGCAGTTGCACAGGATGGGAACGACAATATCATTCCAATTGCTTATGctcttgtggaaggtgagacaaaagAGGCTTGGGggtttttttttagaaatttgagaTCACACGTCACTCCACAagccaacatttgtttgatttcagatagacacgaatCTATCAAAAGTGCTTACAATAATCTCAATAATGGGTGGCAACATCCTCCGTCAAAGCATGTGTTTTGCGTCCGACATATTGCACAAAATTTTGCAAGGGAATTTAAGGATAATGCTTTGAAGAACAAGGTTATTTCTATGG GTTACTCAATCAACGAGGctacatatcgatactaccGCAGAGAAATTGGCATCGTAAATCCATAA